One Denticeps clupeoides chromosome 3, fDenClu1.1, whole genome shotgun sequence DNA window includes the following coding sequences:
- the LOC114785760 gene encoding zinc finger protein 135-like isoform X1 produces the protein MDPSLSLLSTDEQNTPHVPLKVLSVVLTRLDCARMEEPTADDEDSLDDAECSEYLISLQEKSEEKLPQFLKTHSGCCGEKPCLQCDMRFLRPHQCVECGIKFSQASDLKTHQRTHTGEKPHQCVECGIKFSQASDLKTHQRTHTGEKPHQCVECGIKFSQASDLKTHQRTHTGEKPHQCVECGIKFSQASDLKTHQRTHTGEKPHQCVECGMRFSHASNFKTHRRRHTGEKPYRCVECGTHFSRPSILKTHQRTHTGERPYGCERCGMSFSQASALKGHQRTHTGEKPHTCAECGVSFSLPTNLRRHQRMHTGEKPYRCVQCGASFSQSSHLKSHQRMHTGEKPYRCLLCGMSFTQAATLTTHQRTHAEQKPYRCEQCGMPFSRVANLKTHQKRHAGEKPYICRICSKCFTTSREHNRHQAVHSEHKS, from the exons atggatcccagtctgtctctgttatcTACTGATGAGCAGAACACCCCTCACGTTCCTCTGAAGGTTTTATCTGTTGTTCTTACACGCCTTGACTGTGCTAGAATGGAGGAACCAACAGCAGATGATGAGGACAGCTTGGATGATGCAGAATGTTCTG AATATTTAATATCCTTGCAAGAGAAATCTGAAGAGAAGCTTCCCCAGTTCCTTAAAACCCATTCTGGATGTTGTGGAGAAAAACCCTGTTTACAGTGTGACATGAGGTTTTTACGGCcccaccagtgtgtggagtgtgggataAAGTTCTCACAAGCTTCAGACCTGAAAACTCACCAGAGGacccacactggagagaagccccaccagtgtgtggagtgtgggataAAGTTCTCACAAGCTTCAGACCTGAAAACTCACCAGAGGacccacactggagagaagccccaccagtgtgtggagtgtgggataAAGTTCTCACAAGCTTCAGACCTGAAAACTCACCAGAGGacccacactggagagaagccccaccagtgtgtggagtgtgggataAAGTTCTCACAAGCTTCAGACCTGAAAACTCACCAGAGGacccacactggagagaagccccaccagtgtgtggagtgtgggatgCGGTTTTCACATGCTTCCAACTTTAAAACACACCGAAGAagacacactggagagaagccctaccgttgtgtagagtgtgggacaCACTTTTCACGACCGTCCATccttaaaacacaccagaggacacacactGGAGAGCGTCCCTATGGGTGTGAACGGTGCGGGATGAGCTTTTCACAAGCGTCAGCCCTTAAAGGACACCAGAGGacccatactggagagaagccccacaCGTGTGCCGAGTGCGGTGTGAGCTTCTCACTACCGACGAACCTCAGAAGACACCAGAGGATGCATACAGGAGAGAAGCCCTATCGGTGTGTACAATGCGGGGCAAGTTTTTCCCAGTCGTCGCACCTTAAAAGTCACCAGAGGAtgcacactggagagaagccctatcGGTGTTTACTGTGCGGCATGAGTTTCACCCAAGCGGCAACTCTCACAACTCACCAGAGGACCCACGCCGAGCAGAAGCCCTACAGGTGTGAACAGTGTGGAATGCCCTTTTCACGAGTGGCGAaccttaaaacacaccagaAACGGCACGCTGGAGAAAAGCCATATATCTGCCGCATTTGTTCGAAATGTTTTACAACCTCGAGAGAACACAACCGACATCAAGCCGTACATTCTGAACACAAGTCCTGA
- the LOC114785760 gene encoding zinc finger protein 664-like isoform X2, with translation MDPSLSLLSTDEQNTPHVPLKVLSVVLTRLDCARMEEPTADDEDSLDDAECSEYLISLQEKSEEKLPQFLKTHSGCCGEKPCLQCDMRFLRPHQCVECGIKFSQASDLKTHQRTHTGEKPHQCVECGIKFSQASDLKTHQRTHTGEKPHQCVECGIKFSQASDLKTHQRTHTGEKPHQCVECGMRFSHASNFKTHRRRHTGEKPYRCVECGTHFSRPSILKTHQRTHTGERPYGCERCGMSFSQASALKGHQRTHTGEKPHTCAECGVSFSLPTNLRRHQRMHTGEKPYRCVQCGASFSQSSHLKSHQRMHTGEKPYRCLLCGMSFTQAATLTTHQRTHAEQKPYRCEQCGMPFSRVANLKTHQKRHAGEKPYICRICSKCFTTSREHNRHQAVHSEHKS, from the exons atggatcccagtctgtctctgttatcTACTGATGAGCAGAACACCCCTCACGTTCCTCTGAAGGTTTTATCTGTTGTTCTTACACGCCTTGACTGTGCTAGAATGGAGGAACCAACAGCAGATGATGAGGACAGCTTGGATGATGCAGAATGTTCTG AATATTTAATATCCTTGCAAGAGAAATCTGAAGAGAAGCTTCCCCAGTTCCTTAAAACCCATTCTGGATGTTGTGGAGAAAAACCCTGTTTACAGTGTGACATGAGGTTTTTACGGCcccaccagtgtgtggagtgtgggataAAGTTCTCACAAGCTTCAGACCTGAAAACTCACCAGAG GacccacactggagagaagccccaccagtgtgtggagtgtgggataAAGTTCTCACAAGCTTCAGACCTGAAAACTCACCAGAGGacccacactggagagaagccccaccagtgtgtggagtgtgggataAAGTTCTCACAAGCTTCAGACCTGAAAACTCACCAGAGGacccacactggagagaagccccaccagtgtgtggagtgtgggatgCGGTTTTCACATGCTTCCAACTTTAAAACACACCGAAGAagacacactggagagaagccctaccgttgtgtagagtgtgggacaCACTTTTCACGACCGTCCATccttaaaacacaccagaggacacacactGGAGAGCGTCCCTATGGGTGTGAACGGTGCGGGATGAGCTTTTCACAAGCGTCAGCCCTTAAAGGACACCAGAGGacccatactggagagaagccccacaCGTGTGCCGAGTGCGGTGTGAGCTTCTCACTACCGACGAACCTCAGAAGACACCAGAGGATGCATACAGGAGAGAAGCCCTATCGGTGTGTACAATGCGGGGCAAGTTTTTCCCAGTCGTCGCACCTTAAAAGTCACCAGAGGAtgcacactggagagaagccctatcGGTGTTTACTGTGCGGCATGAGTTTCACCCAAGCGGCAACTCTCACAACTCACCAGAGGACCCACGCCGAGCAGAAGCCCTACAGGTGTGAACAGTGTGGAATGCCCTTTTCACGAGTGGCGAaccttaaaacacaccagaAACGGCACGCTGGAGAAAAGCCATATATCTGCCGCATTTGTTCGAAATGTTTTACAACCTCGAGAGAACACAACCGACATCAAGCCGTACATTCTGAACACAAGTCCTGA